In Actinomadura luteofluorescens, the sequence CGCGGACGTCGAGGCCCGCCCGGCCGAGCAGGGCCGCGAACCGCGAGGCCTCCGGGGTGCGGACGATCACGGCGGCGCCGGCCGCGCGCTCGACGAACGCCCGCATGGGGGCCTGCGTGATGAGCCGGCCGGCGCCGATCACGACGACGTCGTCGGCGGTCAGGGCCATCTCGGCGAGCAGGTGGCTGGAGACCAGGACGGCACAGCTCTCGCCGGCGGCCCGCCGGAGCAGGTGCCGCATCCAGCGGACGCCCTCCGGGTCGAGACCGTTCATCGGTTCGTCCAGCAGCAGGGCCCGTGGCCGTCCCAGCAGTGCCGTGGCGATGCCCAGACGCTGGCGCATGCCGAGCGAGAAGCCGCCGACCCGCCGGCCCGCCGCGTCGGCCAGCCCGACCGCCTCCAGGAGTTCGTCGACCCGTCCGGGCTCCGCCCCCGCCAGGCTGGCCGTCCAGCGCAGATGGCTCCGGGCGGTGAGATGCGGGCGCACCCAGCCGGCGTCGAGGAGCGCGCCGACCGTTCCGGAGGGGTCCGGCAGGTCGTCGTAGCGCCGCCCGTCGATCAGCACCCGGCCCGAGGCGGGCCTGTCCAGCCCGACGATCATGCGCATCGTCGTGGACTTGCCCGCGCCGTTCGGGCCGAGGAAGCCGGTCACCACCCCCGGCCGCACCGTGAAGGACAGGTGGTCGACCACGGTGCGCCGTCCGTAGCGCTTGGTCAGTTCCTCGACTCTGATCACTGTCGTGCCCTCCTCCGGGTCACGTGAGGGCGGTCGCCAGCCCGAGGGCCACCGAGGCCAGGGTGATCAGGGCCCACGACCACGACCCGACGCCGGACCTGGCGGAGCGGACCAGCAGGACGAGCGCCGCCGGAGCGGCCACGCAGAGCAGCGCGTTGCCCGCGTACGACGCGAGGTCGCCGTCCAGCAGGGTCCGGACGAGCGACGACGCCGCCGCGGGAATGAAGATCGACACCCATGCGGCTTCCGGCACGGGCTCGCGCGTCTTGGTCACGGTGATGTCCCCAGAGATCGGTTCCGGTGATGCCGCCCGCCGGCACGGGGCCGCCTCCCGCGGAGGAGCCGGCCCCGTGCGCCCCCGGGGGCCCTGGTGCTTCTAGTAGCCGCGGAGCAGCTTGTAGAGGTCCCAGGCGTTGGTGCTCCAGCCGGCCGCCTTCAGGGCCCACCGCAGGGGCCGCGGCAGCTTGCTGTACCACTTCTTGAAGGCCTTCCAGCCCTTCTTCGCCGCCTTGATCGCCGACTTGAGCTTGCCCGCCTTCTTGAGGATCTTCAGGAGGGTGCTGAGGCCGCCCTTCCGCGCGAGGTCCTGCTGGAGCTGCTGGATCTCGCGGCCGGAGAAGCCGATCTGCCGGAGCGCGGCGGTGTCGGCGGCGCTGAACCCGGACGGGGCGGGCCGCTGGACCGCCGTGACGGGCGCGGCCGTCCGGCCGGCCTCCGCCGTGGCGCCGAAGGCGGGACCCGCCACGCCCAGGCCCAGGACCGCGGCCAGGGAGACGCCCGCCGCCTTCGCGGCGAACCGCTGCTTGTTCATAGGAGGTTTCCTCCAGATCGATCCGGCGGAACCGGTGTCCGCCGCGAGCCGCTCTGGCCCGCGGGATCAGATCAACAAGAGGGGGTCTCCGCGGCGTCTTCCCGGCTTCTCGCGCACGACTCCCCGGCGTCTCCGCCGGGGCTTCGTCCCGCACTCTTCCGAGGTGGCGGGCACGGCCCGGAAGTTCTCGCCTCTTCCTCCCGGGGCGGGCGCTCAGGGGATGTCGCCCCTGGCGTAGGCGACGGCTCCGACGATCAGCGTGGCGACCGCGACGGTCGTCATGGTCTCGTAGGCGCGCCGCCTGACGGCCTTCACGAAGACGACGACGGTGGCGAGCGCCGCGCATGCCGCCAGCCCGACGGCCAGGCCGTCCCACGGCGCGCCCTCGCCTCCGGCGCGGACGCCCTTCGCCGCCAGGATGAGCAGTGCCGGAAGGATCCATGCCGCATCGAGTCCCCCGTCCGGGTCCGGATCGGCCGCCGTGTCTCCGGTGGCCGCCTGGCCGTCCGGCGCTTCGTGTTCGCAGGTCATGGATCAAGGAAAGCGCGCCGCGCGCCGCCCGCGCGTCCTGCGGCGGGACGGACCGGGGTCGGCCGGCCGGTCGGCCGCCGGGTCAACCCCCGGGTGGAGGGGCGGCCCCCGGACGGACGAGGCCGGCGTCGTAAGCGAAGATCGTTGCCTGCACCCGGTCCCGCAGCCGCAGCTTGCCGAGGATCGCGTTGACGTGGGTCTTGACGGTCGCGGTGCCGATCCCCAGCGCGGCGCCGATCTCGGGGTTGCTGAGCCCGCTCGCCATCCGCACGAGGACGTCGCGTTCCCGGGGGGTGAGCGCCGCCAGGCGGTCGTCGGGGACCGTCGGGGGGCTGATGGCGCCGGTGACGAAGGCGTCGATGAGGCGGCGGGTCACGGCCGGGGCGAGCAGGGCCTCGCCGGCGGCGACCGTGCGGATGGCGTCCACGAGTTCCTGGGGGTCGCAGTCCTTGAGCAGGAAGCCCGAGGCCCCGGCGCGCAGCGCGCCGAAGACGTACTCGTCGCGGTGGAACGTCGTCAGCACCAGCACCCGTGCGGGCGATCCGGTGGCGGCCAGTTCCCGGGAGGCCGCCAGACCGTCGACGCCGGGCATCCGGATGTCCATCAGCACCACGTCCGGGCGGCACTCGGGAACGGCGCGCAGCGCCTCGGCGCCGTCTCCGGCCTGCCCCACGACCTCCAGGTCCGGCTCGCCGTTGATGATCGCGGTGAAGCCCGCGCGGACGACGACCTGGTCGTCCACCACCAGCACCCGGATGCTCATGTCTTCTCCCATGCGTCCAGTAGCGCGCGCATCTCCGTGAGGGCGGCCCGTGCGAGCTCCGCCGCGGCGCCGACCGCCTCGTGCGCGTCGCCCTCCGTACCGGCCAGCCCCGACTCGGCGACCGCCACCAGCCTGACGGTGTGGTTCAGGACGGTCCCGTTCAGTCCCGCGGCGACGCGGTCGCGTTCGGCCTGCACGGCGTCCCCCGCCCGTGCGGAGACGGCGTCGAGCGCGGACTCCCCCCACCGGCGGCTCCTGGCCGCGGTGGTGACGCCCAGCGTCCAGGCCGCGAGCGTCAGGGGCGCCGTGCACACGACGGCGGTCACCAGGCCGAACGCGAACGCGACGGGTGTCGGGCCGTCCGCCGCCACCTCATGGTCGGCGACCAGCAGGAAGCCCAGACCGAGCCCCCAGGGGAGCGGAGCGGCGAGCGCCGCGGGCCAGGTGCGCGGTCCGCTCGGCCCGTAGCAGGCGAGCGAGTAGACGGCGACGAGTTCCGCGGCGCCTCCGAGGACGAGGAGGCCGAGCAGATCCCGCGACCACAGCCCCCAGGCGACGGCCAGCGCGGCGTCCGTCGAGATGATCAGCGCGAGCGCGGCGCGGGGCGCGTGCCGCCTCCACCACAGCGGGACGGCTCTGATCGTGAGCGCGGCGCCGATCAGGCCCAGCTCCGCCGCGGGCCGTCCCGTGACCAGCGGGTCCGGCGGCACGAAGCCCAGGAGCGGCAGGAACGCGCAGAAGGCGACCGCTACGGCGTCGAGGATCTCCGGCCATCCCCGCCGGTGGCGCGGACCCGACGGGAGGTGCGCGGCGACCGACCAGCCGCCCGCCGCGGTGGGGCCGGCCGTGAGGACGCCGCCGAGCCCGGCCGCCCGCTCCCGCATGCCTCGGATGCCCCTGCCCCCTCCCAGCGCGGGGACGGCCGCGCGGGCGGCGACGGCGTCGTTCTCGATCGTCAGCCTCACCGCGCGCGGCGCGTAGCGGACGCAGACCCGCACCTCGGCGCCCGCCGCGTAGCGCATGGCGTTGGTGAGCGACTCCTGGACCGTTCGGTAAGCGGTCGTCGTCACCTCGGCGGGGAGCCTGCGCGCCCGCCCCTCCACCCGCAGGAGCACCGGGACGCCCAGGCGGTTCAAACCCTGGCACAGGGGAGGGAGCAGTTCTTTCAGTCCGCCGTGGCCCGCCCGGGGGGCCACGACGTCCACCAGCCCGCTCAGCGATCTCAGCACCTCGCGGCCCGTCTCGGCCGCGACGGCGAGGGCCTGCGCCACCAGTTCGGAGTCCGCGCGGCGGGCCGCCGCCCCCGCGTGGACGGCGACGGCGCTCAGATGGTGGCCGGCGATGTCGTGGACTTCCCTGGCCAGCCGCTCGCGCTCCGCCTCGGCGGCCGCGCGGCTCTCGCGCTCGATGTCGGCCAGCCGCGCCCGCAGGCCGCTCCGAGCGGCCTCGCGCTGCCGGCGGAGCTGGCCGAACGCGGCGATGCCCAGGTAGAGGACGCCGTCCAGGAACTCGTTGGAGAAGAGATCGCCCGGCCCCCGCGCGTACGGGAGGTAGACCGCGAAGGCGACGGCGTAGGCGGCCAGGCATCCGAGGATCGCGTGCCGGCGTCCCCTGTGCACCGCCACGGAGTACAGGGCGACGCCGTCGGCGATCCCGCTGACGGCGGTGTCCGCCGAGCCCGCGGC encodes:
- a CDS encoding ABC transporter ATP-binding protein, which gives rise to MIRVEELTKRYGRRTVVDHLSFTVRPGVVTGFLGPNGAGKSTTMRMIVGLDRPASGRVLIDGRRYDDLPDPSGTVGALLDAGWVRPHLTARSHLRWTASLAGAEPGRVDELLEAVGLADAAGRRVGGFSLGMRQRLGIATALLGRPRALLLDEPMNGLDPEGVRWMRHLLRRAAGESCAVLVSSHLLAEMALTADDVVVIGAGRLITQAPMRAFVERAAGAAVIVRTPEASRFAALLGRAGLDVRDGPDGDLRVRGGTAARVGGIAAAHGLVLHELRTDHGSLEDSFMEMTRDAVEYQASPPGGRAGGRR
- a CDS encoding response regulator; the encoded protein is MSIRVLVVDDQVVVRAGFTAIINGEPDLEVVGQAGDGAEALRAVPECRPDVVLMDIRMPGVDGLAASRELAATGSPARVLVLTTFHRDEYVFGALRAGASGFLLKDCDPQELVDAIRTVAAGEALLAPAVTRRLIDAFVTGAISPPTVPDDRLAALTPRERDVLVRMASGLSNPEIGAALGIGTATVKTHVNAILGKLRLRDRVQATIFAYDAGLVRPGAAPPPGG
- a CDS encoding sensor histidine kinase, which encodes MRTDESLGRWPRPADVGVPLVVAGVQLSGTWLLAEDGAVPLDGARWPLVAGSIVLAAAALVWRRKAPVPVLVAAISLSALAIVAAGSADTAVSGIADGVALYSVAVHRGRRHAILGCLAAYAVAFAVYLPYARGPGDLFSNEFLDGVLYLGIAAFGQLRRQREAARSGLRARLADIERESRAAAEAERERLAREVHDIAGHHLSAVAVHAGAAARRADSELVAQALAVAAETGREVLRSLSGLVDVVAPRAGHGGLKELLPPLCQGLNRLGVPVLLRVEGRARRLPAEVTTTAYRTVQESLTNAMRYAAGAEVRVCVRYAPRAVRLTIENDAVAARAAVPALGGGRGIRGMRERAAGLGGVLTAGPTAAGGWSVAAHLPSGPRHRRGWPEILDAVAVAFCAFLPLLGFVPPDPLVTGRPAAELGLIGAALTIRAVPLWWRRHAPRAALALIISTDAALAVAWGLWSRDLLGLLVLGGAAELVAVYSLACYGPSGPRTWPAALAAPLPWGLGLGFLLVADHEVAADGPTPVAFAFGLVTAVVCTAPLTLAAWTLGVTTAARSRRWGESALDAVSARAGDAVQAERDRVAAGLNGTVLNHTVRLVAVAESGLAGTEGDAHEAVGAAAELARAALTEMRALLDAWEKT